The following are encoded together in the Vigna unguiculata cultivar IT97K-499-35 chromosome 2, ASM411807v1, whole genome shotgun sequence genome:
- the LOC114166596 gene encoding AP-2 complex subunit mu yields MPVAASAIYFLNLRGDVLINRLYRDDVGGNMVDAFRTHIMQTKELGTCPVRQIGGCSFFYMRISNVYVVIVVSSNANVACAFKFVVEAVALFKSYFGGAFDEDAIRNNFVLIYELLDEIMDFGYPQNLSPEILKLYITQEGVRSPFSSKPLDRPVPNATLQVTGAVGWRREGLVYKKNEVFLDIVESVNLLMSSKGVVLRCDVTGKILMKCFLSGMPDLKLGLNDKIGLEKESEIKSRPTKSGKTIELDDVTFHQCVNLTRFNSEKTVSFVPPDGEFELMKYRITEGVNLPFKVLPTIKELGRTRMEVNVKVKSVFGAKMFALGVVVKIPVPKQTAKTSFTVTSGRAKYNAAIDCLVWKLRKFPGQTEPTLSAEVELISTMTEKKSWTRPPIQMEFQVPMFTASGLRVRFLKVWEKSGYNTVEWVRYITKAGSYEVRC; encoded by the exons ATGCCGGTGGCTGCTTCCGCTATATACTTCTTGAACCTCCGCGGCGACGTTCTCATCAATCGCCTCTACCGAGACGATGTTGG GGGAAATATGGTTGATGCTTTTCGGACACATATAATGCAAACAAAAGAACTTGGTACTTGTCCTGTGAGGCAGATTGGTGGCTGCTCTTTCTTTTACATGAGGATCAGCAATGTTTACGTCGTGATTGTTGTCAGCAGCAATGCTAATGTAGCTTGCGCTTTCAAGTTTGTTGTTGAG GCAGTTGCActatttaaatcatattttggCGGTGCCTTTGATGAAGATGCAATTCGCAATAATTTTGTACTTATTTATGAGCTCCTAGATG AAATCATGGATTTTGGTTATCCTCAAAATCTTTCTCCAGAAATCTTAAAGCTTTATATCACTCAGGAAGGAGTGCGTTCCCCATTTTCATCCAAG CCTTTAGATAGACCTGTTCCAAATGCAACTTTACAAGTTACTGGTGCTGTTGGTTGGCGGAGAGAAGGCCTTGTATACAAAAAGAACGAG GTCTTCTTGGATATTGTGGAGAGCGTGAATCTTCTTATGTCTTCAAAGG GTGTTGTTCTACGCTGTGATGTTACGGGGAAGATTCTTATGAAGTGCTTTCTTTCTGGAATGCCTGATTTGAAGTTGGGTCTGAATGACAAGATTGGCCTCGAGAAAGAGTCAGAAATTAAATCTCGTCCTACTAAAAG TGGTAAAACTATTGAGCTTGATGATGTAACTTTCCATCAATGTGTAAATCTGACAAGGTTCAACTCAGAGAAGACAGTTAGTTTTGTGCCACCTGATGGTGAATTTGAACTAATGAA ATATCGTATCACCGAGGGTGTTAATCTTCCCTTCAAAGTATTGCCCACTATCAAGGAACTTGGTCGAACAAGGATGGAAGTAAATGTTAAG GTAAAGAGTGTCTTTGGCGCAAAGATGTTTGCACTAGGGGTTGTTGTCAAAATTCCTGTGCCGAAACAAACAGCAAAAACGAGTTTCACAGTCACATCTGGTCGAGCAAAATATAATGCAGCTATTGATTGTTTGGTTTGGAA ACTAAGAAAATTTCCTGGGCAAACTGAGCCGACCTTGAGTGCAGAAGTTGAACTTATTTCCACGATGACAGAAAAGAAATCTTGGACTAGACCGCCAATTCAGATGGAGTTTCAG GTTCCCATGTTCACGGCATCTGGTTTACGTGTCCGTTTTCTAAAG GTGTGGGAAAAGAGTGGATACAACACTGTTGAGTGGGTTCGGTATATAACAAAGGCAGGATCGTACGAGGTAAGGTGCTAG
- the LOC114166607 gene encoding AT-hook motif nuclear-localized protein 8-like, with protein MDSREPHHQPQLPNMMMGPTSYPSMLAPATARFPFISNNHIPHHNPPPPPPPPPEPLNDNHHEAALKQCALGMGSSESSKKKRGRPRKYSSDGGNIALGLVPNHPAASSAESPAKKHRGRPPGSGKKQMDALGITGTGFTPHVISAEAGEDIAAKIMAFCEQGPRTVCILSAVGPIRNVTIRQPPSASSLACPDVSYEGEFEIISLSGFTEQSENNNGHNGMRSLNVSLAGPDGRVLGGEVSGALTAASAVQVVVGSFIADGKKSSSNNVKSGRSTTPSSQLLTFGAPTTPTTPTSQGPSTESSEDNENNNFIKGPGGLGGPGLSNNASQPIHHNLQMYHHLWAGHTQQ; from the exons ATGGATTCTCGGGAACCGCACCACCAACCACAATTGCCAAACATGATGATGGGACCCACCTCCTACCCTTCCATGTTGGCCCCCGCCACCGCCCGATTTCCTTTCATCAGCAACAACCACATCCCCCACCACAACCCTCCTCCCCCACCACCACCTCCTCCCGAGCCTCTCAACGACAACCACCACGAGGCTGCGCTGAAGCAGTGCGCGCTCGGAATGGGTTCCTCGGAGTCCTCGAAGAAGAAAAGGGGCCGGCCCAGGAAATATTCCTCCGACGGGGGCAACATTGCCCTGGGCCTGGTTCCTAATCATCCCGCCGCTTCCTCCGCCGAATCTCCCGCCAAGAAACACCGCGGACGTCCCCCTGGTTCCGGCAAAAAACAAATGGACGCACTTG GAATCACTGGAACTGGCTTTACTCCGCATGTAATATCAGCTGAAGCTGGCGAG GACATTGCTGCAAAGATTATGGCTTTCTGTGAACAAGGGCCACGGACAGTTTGCATCCTCTCCGCCGTCGGTCCTATTCGGAATGTAACCATTCGACAACCGCCTTCCGCCTCTTCTCTGGCTTGTCCTGACGTATCCTATGAG GGTGAATTTGAGATCATATCCCTTTCCGGATTTACTGAACAATCTGAAAATAACAATGGTCATAACGGAATGCGTTCCTTAAATGTGAGTTTAGCAGGTCCTGATGGACGAGTATTGGGTGGCGAAGTTTCTGGAGCTCTTACTGCAGCTTCGGCAGTGCAG GTCGTTGTGGGTAGCTTTATTGCAGATGGAAAAAAGTCTAGCTCAAATAACGTAAAATCTGGACGTTCTACGACGCCATCATCGCAATTGTTAACTTTTGGTGCTCCTACGACTCCAACCACTCCTACTTCTCAGGGGCCTTCAACCGAGTCATCTGAggataatgaaaataataattttattaagggCCCGGGAGGCCTGGGAGGCCCGGGACTCTCTAACAATGCTAGTCAGCCTATTCATCATAATCTGCAGATGTACCATCATCTATGGGCTGGCCATACTCAGCAGTGA